The following proteins come from a genomic window of Paenibacillus swuensis:
- a CDS encoding copper amine oxidase N-terminal domain-containing protein: MNTKFTMKKLLLPVLSLSLLVPTIAGAQTTAMPVAKASVMTPAADLRAGLDYLLSEHFVLAVNAMIKAYDGSKDAAAAYAALDQNALDMQPAIASIYGEAGAKEFNRIFRAHNKFTDDWVKALKANDMDGMKKAEANLAGFVTEFGNFLGTATGGKLPAKAAQDAVRLHEEQVQDTFEEYTEGDYADAYKKYREGYSTMFTISKALSTAIVSQMPEKFANSKPDTKAADLRSALNSLASEHVALAALEMQKKYDGSKDYEAVLNAEKMHTADFKAAITSIYGQAGGDQFEKIWTANHIAAQGELADATKRGDAASRTATLNRINAFSTEFGAFLGAATAENLPTKAAQDAVRAHEMMVQDTFDKYAAGDYTASYNKFRESYKFMYGVGQNLGNAIVTQFNDKFQEQAPVTPTEPMAPDAPDMTTVWMKVNSSKLIINGKTTMMDTTPMVWNNTTYIPLRFLSEGIGANVSWDGKNTVWVKAGNDTLTFWIGKDYMEVNGTKKMIGSKLMVNKDGRTVVPLRFITELLGWDVKWNTKDWSVTLMKAMN, encoded by the coding sequence ATGAACACGAAATTTACAATGAAGAAATTACTATTACCTGTACTTAGTCTTTCCTTACTGGTACCTACCATAGCAGGGGCGCAAACGACGGCAATGCCAGTGGCCAAAGCGTCCGTAATGACACCGGCGGCTGACCTTAGAGCGGGATTGGATTATCTGTTATCTGAACATTTTGTCCTGGCGGTCAATGCGATGATTAAAGCTTACGACGGTTCCAAAGATGCGGCGGCGGCCTACGCGGCATTGGATCAGAATGCGCTGGATATGCAACCGGCCATCGCTTCCATCTATGGTGAAGCCGGCGCCAAAGAGTTCAACCGGATCTTCAGAGCGCATAATAAATTTACAGACGATTGGGTGAAAGCCCTTAAAGCGAACGACATGGACGGTATGAAGAAAGCGGAAGCGAATCTCGCGGGCTTCGTGACCGAATTCGGTAATTTCCTGGGGACAGCGACTGGCGGTAAATTACCGGCCAAAGCAGCACAAGACGCGGTACGCTTGCATGAAGAGCAAGTGCAGGATACATTCGAAGAGTACACCGAAGGCGATTATGCAGATGCGTACAAAAAATACCGTGAAGGCTACAGCACCATGTTCACGATCTCCAAAGCACTTTCCACAGCGATTGTAAGCCAGATGCCGGAGAAATTTGCGAACAGCAAGCCGGACACCAAGGCAGCCGACCTGCGGTCCGCATTGAACAGCTTGGCTTCGGAGCACGTAGCTTTAGCGGCGTTGGAGATGCAGAAGAAATATGACGGTTCCAAAGATTACGAAGCGGTTCTGAATGCGGAGAAAATGCATACAGCAGACTTCAAAGCAGCGATTACTTCCATTTATGGTCAGGCGGGCGGAGATCAATTCGAGAAGATCTGGACAGCGAATCATATTGCGGCGCAAGGCGAACTGGCGGATGCAACGAAGCGCGGGGATGCGGCGTCCCGTACAGCGACTCTTAACCGCATAAACGCGTTCTCCACGGAGTTCGGCGCATTCCTAGGCGCCGCTACAGCAGAGAACCTGCCGACGAAAGCGGCTCAAGACGCGGTGCGCGCTCATGAGATGATGGTTCAGGACACGTTTGACAAATATGCGGCTGGGGATTATACGGCTTCTTACAACAAGTTCCGCGAAAGCTACAAATTCATGTATGGTGTGGGACAGAACTTGGGTAACGCCATTGTGACGCAGTTCAACGACAAATTCCAGGAGCAGGCACCGGTTACTCCGACAGAGCCGATGGCACCGGATGCTCCGGATATGACGACGGTTTGGATGAAAGTAAACAGCAGCAAATTAATCATTAACGGCAAGACGACGATGATGGACACGACACCGATGGTGTGGAACAACACGACGTACATTCCGCTGCGTTTCCTGAGTGAAGGGATTGGCGCGAACGTTTCGTGGGATGGCAAAAACACCGTTTGGGTCAAAGCAGGCAATGATACACTGACATTCTGGATCGGCAAAGATTACATGGAAGTGAACGGTACGAAGAAGATGATCGGCTCCAAATTAATGGTCAACAAAGACGGCCGCACCGTGGTACCTTTACGCTTTATTACCGAGCTGTTGGGCTGGGATGTGAAATGGAACACGAAAGATTGGTCCGTAACGTTGATGAAAGCAATGAACTAG
- a CDS encoding methyl-accepting chemotaxis protein translates to MFKSKNRLMLQLNFGMLLLLAAVVIIFQGDAHIHDPGAVEVFEQYAWLQAVLFLIPVVCFGAAMHSMMRDQPERVSLWVTLSLTFTSMAMVSGGKGMVELHFSIFMVIALVAYYERVSLIVVMTVLFAVQHLGAFFLLPEFVFGDHAYTFGMVFIHAVFLLLTSGATILQILHKQKATAILESENQAKQYVIRGTLTKLTHSVQQLAGFIANLKHYTAMTVEASSQIAAATEEVAGGAERQLLHSKDSAQAAEELVTGVGRIAGSSSYVSDASGWMVKRAQEGGVRVNQAVQQFGTLRNSMEQAAEAVNGLNARSHEIGQIATLISSIASQTNLLALNAAIEAARAGEGGRGFAVVAGEVRKLAEQTGESAKMITGIIEHLQSAGTRAVETMRASSNEVELGNQAVADAGEIFSAMITSLEDVSSQIMDVSASAEQMSAGAQQVIVSLGEMVRISGTTTQGIMGVASSSQEQQASLESIAGSIAGLTGFTEELSGLVELLEKN, encoded by the coding sequence ATGTTTAAGTCCAAAAATCGCCTCATGCTTCAACTGAATTTCGGAATGCTGCTGCTTCTGGCCGCGGTTGTGATTATTTTTCAAGGAGATGCGCATATTCATGACCCTGGCGCGGTAGAGGTCTTTGAACAATATGCCTGGCTGCAGGCGGTGTTGTTCTTGATCCCGGTTGTTTGTTTTGGCGCCGCCATGCACAGCATGATGCGAGATCAGCCGGAACGGGTCAGTCTATGGGTCACCTTGTCGCTGACATTCACCAGTATGGCGATGGTCTCCGGCGGCAAGGGTATGGTCGAGCTGCACTTTTCCATCTTTATGGTGATCGCTTTGGTCGCATATTATGAGCGCGTTTCCTTAATTGTTGTTATGACCGTATTGTTCGCAGTGCAACATCTGGGCGCGTTCTTCCTATTACCGGAGTTCGTATTCGGAGACCACGCGTACACGTTCGGTATGGTATTTATTCATGCGGTATTCCTGCTGCTGACTTCGGGAGCGACAATCCTTCAAATTTTACATAAGCAAAAAGCAACCGCAATCCTAGAAAGCGAGAACCAAGCCAAGCAGTACGTCATTCGCGGCACCCTGACCAAACTGACGCATTCCGTTCAGCAACTGGCTGGCTTCATTGCAAACCTGAAGCATTACACCGCCATGACCGTGGAGGCCAGCTCGCAAATTGCGGCGGCGACCGAGGAAGTGGCGGGAGGCGCGGAGCGACAGCTGCTGCATTCCAAGGATAGCGCCCAAGCGGCCGAGGAACTGGTGACGGGGGTTGGCCGCATCGCGGGTTCCTCCTCGTATGTGTCTGACGCTTCAGGGTGGATGGTGAAACGCGCCCAGGAGGGCGGCGTTCGGGTAAACCAGGCTGTTCAGCAATTCGGTACGCTGCGAAACTCCATGGAACAAGCCGCGGAAGCCGTTAACGGTTTGAATGCGCGGTCTCATGAGATCGGTCAGATCGCGACCTTAATCTCTTCCATCGCTTCGCAGACGAACCTGCTGGCGCTGAACGCCGCGATTGAAGCGGCGAGAGCGGGCGAAGGCGGGCGCGGCTTTGCGGTGGTGGCCGGCGAGGTGCGCAAGCTGGCGGAGCAGACCGGGGAATCCGCCAAGATGATTACAGGCATCATTGAGCATCTGCAATCTGCGGGCACCCGAGCCGTAGAGACGATGCGCGCAAGCTCAAACGAAGTGGAGCTGGGGAATCAAGCCGTGGCGGATGCCGGCGAAATCTTCAGCGCCATGATTACATCGCTTGAGGATGTGTCTTCACAAATCATGGACGTATCTGCCTCGGCGGAACAGATGTCGGCGGGAGCCCAGCAAGTCATCGTCTCCTTGGGCGAGATGGTGCGCATCTCCGGGACTACGACACAAGGCATCATGGGCGTGGCTTCCTCCTCTCAGGAACAACAGGCATCACTTGAGTCGATTGCCGGCTCCATCGCAGGCCTGACCGGGTTTACAGAAGAGCTGTCGGGACTGGTGGAGCTGCTGGAAAAAAACTAA
- a CDS encoding virulence factor translates to MKIISIEPTPSPNSMKLNMDESLPQGIRHTYTPAEAAGAPENIRLLLAVEGVKSIYHTADFIALDRKPNADWPSILAEAGKILGGDGGAGAGGASSGGNEGPGEAGVGSGSGVSGAGTGASVAGTGADAFGEVQVKLQTFRGLPLQLRVRSGAQEHRAAMPERFAAAVQRAAGASMITERMLGDLGVRYGELTDVAAEVLAELDAAYSSERLEELVQRAIELGPQAAAERPARPAALTLAEATAAMDAPASTWQQRYAALEQLKPSSEALPLLARALRDENTSVRRLATVYLGDIGAPDALPHLFAALRDRTPSVRRTAGDTLSDIGSPAAIGPMTEALRDANKLVRWRAARFLYELGDASSLPALREAAEDAEFEVSLQAKMAIERIESGEEAAGTVWQQMTNRSKD, encoded by the coding sequence ATGAAAATCATTTCGATAGAACCAACGCCGAGTCCCAATTCCATGAAGCTGAATATGGATGAATCGTTACCGCAAGGGATTCGACATACATATACGCCTGCTGAAGCTGCGGGGGCGCCGGAGAATATTCGCCTTCTTCTGGCTGTGGAGGGAGTGAAGAGCATCTATCATACGGCGGATTTTATCGCGTTGGATCGTAAACCGAATGCGGATTGGCCTTCCATTTTGGCGGAGGCGGGCAAGATTCTGGGCGGAGATGGCGGTGCGGGTGCAGGCGGCGCGAGCTCGGGCGGGAATGAAGGTCCAGGGGAAGCAGGTGTCGGCTCCGGCAGTGGAGTTTCAGGTGCGGGTACAGGGGCAAGCGTGGCGGGCACAGGTGCGGACGCGTTCGGCGAGGTGCAGGTGAAGCTGCAGACGTTCCGCGGCTTGCCGCTGCAGCTTCGCGTGCGGAGCGGCGCGCAGGAACACCGCGCCGCCATGCCCGAGCGCTTCGCCGCGGCGGTCCAACGCGCGGCGGGCGCTTCCATGATCACCGAGCGCATGCTGGGTGATCTGGGGGTGCGCTACGGCGAGCTGACGGACGTCGCCGCCGAGGTGCTGGCCGAGCTGGACGCCGCGTACAGCTCGGAGCGGCTGGAAGAGCTCGTGCAGCGCGCGATCGAGCTCGGGCCGCAGGCCGCCGCGGAGCGGCCGGCTCGCCCGGCGGCGCTGACGCTTGCGGAGGCGACGGCGGCGATGGACGCGCCGGCGTCGACGTGGCAGCAGCGCTATGCGGCGCTGGAGCAGCTGAAGCCGAGCTCCGAGGCGTTGCCGCTGCTGGCGCGCGCGCTGCGCGACGAGAATACATCGGTCCGCCGGCTGGCGACCGTGTATCTCGGGGACATCGGCGCGCCGGATGCGCTGCCGCATCTGTTCGCGGCGCTGCGCGACCGCACGCCTTCGGTCCGGCGGACGGCCGGCGATACGCTGTCGGACATCGGATCGCCTGCGGCGATCGGGCCGATGACCGAAGCGCTCCGCGACGCGAACAAGCTGGTGCGGTGGCGCGCGGCGCGCTTCTTGTATGAACTCGGCGATGCCTCTTCGCTGCCCGCGTTGCGGGAAGCGGCCGAGGATGCCGAGTTTGAGGTGAGCCTGCAGGCGAAGATGGCAATCGAGCGTATCGAGTCCGGCGAGGAAGCAGCAGGCACGGTATGGCAGCAGATGACGAACCGAAGCAAGGACTGA
- a CDS encoding HNH endonuclease family protein — MAESTTTPTSPASRCELCGREDVDTTRHHLTPKEEGGTLLGTADLCIPCHKQIHALYTNKELATRLSTIEELRQDEQLSRFIKYIRKQPSRTLVRIRKSNDRKKKR; from the coding sequence ATAGCCGAATCAACAACCACCCCCACCTCACCCGCCTCCCGCTGCGAACTCTGCGGGCGCGAAGACGTAGATACCACGCGGCATCACCTCACCCCCAAAGAAGAAGGCGGCACTTTACTGGGCACAGCTGATCTGTGCATTCCCTGCCACAAACAGATTCACGCCCTGTACACAAACAAAGAGCTGGCCACCCGCCTAAGCACCATAGAGGAACTTAGACAGGATGAGCAGCTCTCCCGTTTTATTAAATATATTCGCAAACAGCCTTCCCGTACCCTGGTCCGCATCCGCAAATCCAATGATCGCAAAAAGAAGCGTTAA
- a CDS encoding phosphatase PAP2 family protein, translating into MKWFNLQMTKAILIGLLCALGFAFIALLINGEFNIGFDAAVIGVVQGWESPGLTTILTWLTAIGAGWPVAGITVLSALFLYFVLHHRREVILLLSAGAASGLLNVVLKQIFRRTRPDIYRLIDIHGYSFPSGHSMAAFTLYGMLSYLLWRHANTVALRVAIVLFSVVMIVGIGVSRIYLGVHYPSDVLGGYLASGSLLAVMIHYYEKAQGKGARAASAGKK; encoded by the coding sequence ATGAAATGGTTCAATCTGCAAATGACAAAAGCGATCCTGATCGGCCTATTGTGCGCCCTGGGCTTCGCGTTTATAGCGTTGCTGATCAACGGGGAATTCAACATCGGCTTTGACGCGGCAGTGATTGGTGTCGTTCAAGGTTGGGAGTCACCTGGGTTAACGACAATCCTGACTTGGCTGACGGCAATCGGGGCGGGTTGGCCGGTGGCGGGGATAACGGTATTGTCGGCGTTGTTCTTGTATTTTGTTTTGCATCATCGTCGGGAAGTTATTCTGTTGCTCAGTGCAGGCGCGGCGTCGGGTTTGCTGAATGTGGTGTTAAAGCAGATTTTTCGTCGGACAAGACCTGACATCTACCGGCTCATTGATATTCATGGATACAGTTTTCCTAGCGGTCACTCTATGGCGGCCTTTACGTTGTACGGGATGTTGAGTTATCTGTTGTGGAGACATGCGAATACAGTTGCTCTGCGTGTTGCGATTGTGTTGTTCAGCGTGGTGATGATTGTGGGAATAGGCGTTTCGCGCATTTATCTTGGCGTTCATTATCCGAGTGATGTGCTGGGGGGTTACTTGGCGAGCGGGAGCTTGCTTGCGGTCATGATCCATTATTATGAAAAGGCGCAAGGTAAAGGTGCCCGGGCAGCGAGTGCAGGAAAGAAGTAA
- a CDS encoding MFS transporter, with product MNTRMFRILWGSQTLSNLADTLYLIAVVLLVLQMTDSTLVAALVPLCRVAGQLACGVWAPVLMDRYRLTRIMGYSQLAQALIFAAMVFTASVLSEAYIGWMLFLVVLMSFADGATTPSCNALVPRYVPREELLRANGLLSTSDQIVMMMGWVLGGIIVAQIGSANTMAGTLVMYILALVFTLQLKEPASEVTLSELANLPEPLYAIGPADVTELANATERPNATGPANATQPPDVTELANATESPEALKASSRPGAWNSMKAGWQDIWRSRPLRAMVIMDTIEGLVSGAWIGAMMLVYVTDRLQKSEEWWGFLNAAYFIGAIGGALLIVGLTAKLSAKPALGVAVGSLLFAMMTGWFALTTVPLLAVVLTVLMGPAQQMRDITRRTLFQKACPPERLPKVLSAQNTLSYSLFGVSVVLLGYLSDRYGIQYVYLLTALFYFITALLAVFYRKSLNIT from the coding sequence ATGAATACGAGAATGTTTCGCATACTCTGGGGCAGCCAAACCCTATCCAACCTGGCGGATACGTTGTATTTAATTGCTGTTGTGCTGCTGGTGCTTCAGATGACAGATTCCACTTTGGTCGCGGCTTTGGTTCCCTTGTGCAGAGTGGCGGGCCAGCTGGCTTGCGGGGTATGGGCTCCCGTGCTCATGGACCGGTATAGGCTGACCCGGATTATGGGGTATTCGCAGCTGGCCCAAGCGCTGATTTTTGCGGCTATGGTGTTTACGGCAAGTGTGTTGTCTGAAGCCTATATCGGATGGATGCTGTTTCTGGTTGTGCTGATGTCTTTTGCGGACGGTGCTACTACGCCCTCGTGCAACGCTTTGGTCCCGCGGTATGTGCCGAGGGAGGAACTGCTCCGCGCCAACGGACTGCTGTCAACCTCCGACCAAATCGTCATGATGATGGGATGGGTGCTGGGGGGCATCATTGTCGCTCAGATTGGCAGCGCCAATACGATGGCAGGCACGCTTGTCATGTATATCTTGGCGCTGGTGTTCACGCTGCAGCTGAAGGAGCCTGCCTCCGAGGTTACTTTGAGCGAGCTCGCGAATCTCCCCGAGCCTCTTTACGCCATTGGGCCCGCGGACGTCACTGAACTTGCGAACGCTACCGAGCGTCCAAACGCCACTGGGCCCGCGAACGCCACCCAGCCTCCGGACGTCACTGAGCTTGCGAACGCCACCGAGTCTCCGGAAGCGTTGAAAGCTTCTTCCCGGCCCGGTGCCTGGAATTCCATGAAAGCCGGATGGCAAGACATCTGGCGGAGCCGGCCGCTCCGGGCGATGGTGATCATGGATACCATTGAAGGTTTGGTAAGCGGCGCCTGGATCGGTGCGATGATGCTGGTTTATGTTACAGACAGGCTTCAAAAAAGTGAAGAATGGTGGGGTTTCCTAAACGCGGCCTACTTTATCGGTGCCATCGGCGGTGCGTTGCTGATCGTAGGTTTGACGGCCAAGTTAAGCGCGAAGCCGGCTTTGGGGGTGGCGGTGGGTTCGCTTCTTTTTGCCATGATGACCGGCTGGTTTGCCTTAACGACTGTACCTCTCCTTGCCGTAGTGCTGACAGTGCTGATGGGACCCGCGCAACAGATGAGGGATATTACACGCCGTACGCTGTTCCAGAAGGCCTGCCCGCCGGAACGACTGCCTAAGGTGCTATCCGCGCAAAACACCCTTTCCTATTCCCTCTTCGGCGTATCCGTGGTGCTGTTAGGGTATTTGTCGGACCGGTATGGGATTCAATATGTATATCTGCTGACGGCGTTGTTCTACTTTATCACCGCTTTGCTTGCCGTGTTCTACCGAAAGAGCCTGAACATTACCTAA
- a CDS encoding MOSC domain-containing protein, whose product MNKTALGEIAKIERYPVKSLEGESLDEVEIAHYGLLGDRGRAVIDPAKEGFDRYFTAREAPQMLSYKAVLAKTNAQADPHTLPDITITGPEGETLSWNEEFLSRIQSYTDQTLALHTYDPATEALMGVDDEHVLIVSDASLKALQKQWGKKLNGIRFRPNLTIALDEDTPYAELEWIGKQIHIGDTVLQVNKRCKRCVLITIDPDSLEKDPSLLKALTDQDFYFGVYASVVKTGTIFTGDPVYIAE is encoded by the coding sequence ATGAATAAGACTGCCTTAGGCGAAATTGCCAAAATCGAGCGTTATCCGGTCAAATCCTTGGAAGGTGAAAGCTTAGACGAGGTCGAGATCGCGCATTACGGATTGCTCGGTGACCGCGGCCGCGCGGTGATAGACCCTGCCAAAGAAGGCTTCGACCGCTACTTTACAGCCCGGGAAGCGCCGCAAATGCTTTCTTATAAGGCTGTTTTGGCCAAAACGAACGCACAGGCCGATCCGCATACCCTGCCTGATATCACGATTACGGGACCCGAGGGTGAGACGCTGTCCTGGAACGAAGAGTTCTTGAGCCGGATTCAGTCTTACACCGATCAAACGCTTGCGCTCCACACCTATGATCCGGCCACTGAAGCCTTAATGGGCGTGGATGATGAACACGTTCTAATCGTCAGCGACGCCTCGCTCAAAGCCCTGCAAAAACAATGGGGCAAAAAACTGAACGGCATCCGTTTCCGCCCGAACCTGACCATAGCTTTAGATGAAGACACTCCTTACGCGGAGCTGGAATGGATCGGCAAACAGATTCACATCGGCGACACGGTGCTGCAGGTGAACAAGCGGTGCAAACGATGCGTGCTGATTACGATTGATCCCGACTCATTGGAGAAGGACCCGTCGTTGTTGAAGGCTTTAACGGATCAGGACTTTTACTTCGGCGTCTATGCTTCCGTCGTGAAGACCGGCACGATCTTTACCGGTGATCCGGTTTATATTGCGGAATAA
- a CDS encoding MDR family MFS transporter — protein sequence MKLKLPRLSLLKEFHPVVLVLLAGTVFARAASSMSLPFLAIYLHKTAGMDALTIGFIIGLGSLTGTLGGFFGGHLSDKVGRKGVMLAAVYLWGLVFLGFALTKEPWLLALLNMLNGLCRSWYEPVSQALMADVTDKEKRMRVFSLRYLAINIGVSVGPLLGATFGLLNADLPWILTGMFYLTYGVSLHLLLNRFGIRRIEGEKKESTTLVKAMNILRQDKAFRYFIFGNIMVAIGYAQMMSTLSQYVGEQFSAAELFAWMMSLNAIIVIVFQLPFSRWSEKRTPQTAILAGSLLFALGHLGFAYSTAWWGMLLAMAVFTFGEILAFPAETLLLDQISPEHMRGTYYGAQTLSSFGHALGPWIGGYLLHEYGGTTLFVVIAVISVTAPVFFRLGARVKPGRAIDGSISKMQA from the coding sequence ATGAAGCTTAAGTTACCGCGGTTATCCCTACTGAAGGAGTTCCACCCGGTAGTACTGGTATTGCTTGCGGGCACCGTATTCGCTAGGGCGGCGAGCTCCATGAGTTTGCCGTTTCTGGCCATTTATTTGCACAAAACAGCCGGGATGGACGCGCTGACCATCGGCTTTATTATAGGTTTGGGGTCGCTGACAGGAACGTTGGGCGGATTCTTTGGCGGCCATCTTTCGGATAAGGTGGGGCGCAAAGGCGTTATGCTGGCGGCCGTTTACCTGTGGGGACTTGTGTTTCTGGGTTTTGCGTTGACCAAAGAGCCTTGGCTTCTCGCCTTGCTGAACATGCTGAACGGTTTATGCAGGTCATGGTACGAGCCGGTATCCCAAGCGCTGATGGCGGATGTCACGGACAAGGAGAAGCGAATGCGTGTGTTCTCTCTGCGATATTTAGCCATTAACATTGGCGTATCGGTAGGACCGCTGCTAGGGGCAACCTTCGGTTTGCTGAATGCGGATCTTCCGTGGATCCTGACAGGTATGTTCTACCTGACCTATGGTGTGTCGCTTCACCTCTTGTTGAATCGCTTCGGGATTCGCCGGATCGAAGGGGAGAAGAAGGAAAGCACCACACTAGTGAAAGCTATGAACATATTACGCCAGGACAAGGCTTTCCGGTATTTCATCTTCGGTAACATTATGGTGGCGATCGGTTATGCCCAAATGATGTCCACGTTATCTCAATACGTGGGCGAACAGTTTAGCGCGGCGGAGCTTTTTGCCTGGATGATGAGCTTGAACGCGATCATTGTCATCGTATTTCAACTTCCGTTCTCGCGTTGGAGCGAGAAGCGAACGCCGCAAACCGCGATACTGGCAGGGTCCTTGCTGTTTGCGCTGGGCCATCTCGGTTTTGCTTACTCCACGGCATGGTGGGGCATGCTGCTGGCTATGGCGGTGTTTACGTTCGGTGAAATCCTCGCCTTTCCGGCCGAAACCTTGCTTCTGGACCAAATTTCACCTGAACATATGCGGGGGACCTACTACGGAGCGCAGACGCTTTCTTCATTCGGCCACGCATTGGGTCCTTGGATTGGGGGTTACCTGCTTCATGAATACGGCGGCACGACCCTGTTTGTTGTGATTGCTGTCATTTCCGTAACGGCTCCGGTCTTTTTCCGGTTGGGTGCGCGGGTTAAGCCAGGCCGAGCGATTGACGGATCGATTTCCAAGATGCAAGCCTAA
- a CDS encoding SDR family NAD(P)-dependent oxidoreductase yields MTLLPSFTLQGQTALITGAGRGIGQAIAIGYAEAGADVALLARTPHQMEETAAAIRDLGRQAYIIEADLRDQAATQKAVDDLLQTVGRVDILVNNAGMNIRSKALDVTDNEWETIMQTNLKSAFFLSQQVGKHMKEHGGGRIVNISSVGGHTALRTGVVYASTKAAMIQMTKVLSLEWATFGIRVNAIGPWYFRTPLTEKILADPQYLGEILARTPMNRVGELQELVGPAVFLASDASSYMTGQTLFVDGGMTIYGF; encoded by the coding sequence ATGACGCTGTTACCTTCATTCACATTACAGGGCCAGACAGCCCTCATCACAGGAGCCGGCCGAGGAATCGGTCAAGCCATCGCCATCGGTTACGCCGAGGCGGGGGCGGATGTGGCTCTGTTGGCCCGCACGCCTCATCAAATGGAGGAGACAGCCGCGGCCATCCGCGATCTCGGTCGCCAAGCGTATATCATTGAAGCGGACTTAAGAGATCAAGCCGCCACGCAAAAAGCTGTCGACGACCTGCTTCAAACCGTCGGACGCGTCGACATCCTGGTGAACAATGCGGGCATGAACATTCGCTCCAAAGCGTTGGATGTAACAGACAATGAATGGGAAACAATTATGCAGACCAATTTGAAGTCCGCGTTCTTTTTGTCCCAACAGGTAGGTAAACACATGAAAGAACACGGAGGCGGACGGATCGTCAACATTTCCTCCGTGGGCGGTCATACGGCGCTTAGAACGGGTGTGGTATACGCATCCACCAAAGCCGCTATGATCCAAATGACCAAAGTCCTCTCGCTGGAGTGGGCAACCTTCGGCATTCGGGTGAACGCGATCGGTCCATGGTATTTCCGCACGCCGCTGACCGAGAAGATCCTTGCGGATCCACAATACCTTGGCGAAATATTGGCGCGCACACCCATGAACCGGGTGGGGGAGCTGCAGGAGTTGGTGGGTCCGGCTGTGTTTCTTGCCTCGGATGCGTCCTCTTACATGACGGGACAGACGCTGTTTGTGGACGGGGGCATGACCATTTACGGTTTTTAA
- a CDS encoding sulfite exporter TauE/SafE family protein, with product MEWDILVFLLAAGFIAAFIDSVVGGGGLISLPALLLTGMPPTVALGTNKLASSMSSLTSSLSFFFSGKINIKLVRWLFPLSLVGSAAGSYVVTLLPSEFLRPLVVILLIVMTVYTVFKKKKVDEIKDILLTNKIYTITAIFALILGFYDGFFGPGTGAFLIFGFVLVGFDFVRAAGNAKVLNFGSNIASLITFAFLGQVNYAYGIPMGIAMIFGALAGSQLAIRKGSSYVRPLFIAITVVLIGKQVYDLLK from the coding sequence GTGGAATGGGACATCTTGGTATTTCTCCTGGCCGCAGGCTTCATCGCGGCTTTTATAGATTCGGTGGTGGGCGGAGGCGGATTGATTTCGCTGCCGGCCCTGCTGTTGACGGGCATGCCGCCTACGGTGGCGCTCGGAACGAACAAACTGGCGAGCTCGATGTCGTCCTTGACCAGTTCACTTTCCTTCTTTTTCTCAGGCAAAATCAACATCAAGCTCGTCCGCTGGCTCTTCCCTCTGTCGCTGGTCGGTTCAGCTGCCGGTTCGTATGTCGTGACCCTGTTGCCGTCGGAATTTCTGAGGCCGCTGGTTGTCATTCTTCTCATCGTCATGACCGTCTACACGGTCTTCAAAAAAAAGAAAGTCGATGAAATCAAAGACATTCTCCTTACGAACAAAATCTATACAATAACCGCCATATTCGCTCTTATTCTTGGCTTTTATGACGGGTTCTTCGGACCGGGCACGGGCGCGTTCCTGATCTTTGGATTTGTTCTGGTCGGCTTCGATTTTGTGCGAGCCGCAGGCAATGCCAAAGTGCTGAATTTCGGGAGCAACATTGCCTCCCTCATTACATTCGCCTTTCTCGGACAAGTCAATTACGCGTACGGCATTCCGATGGGCATCGCCATGATTTTCGGCGCTTTGGCCGGTTCGCAGCTTGCCATCCGCAAAGGCAGCTCATACGTCAGACCGCTGTTCATCGCCATCACAGTCGTGCTCATCGGTAAACAGGTTTACGACTTGCTCAAGTAA